One genomic segment of Desmodus rotundus isolate HL8 chromosome 5, HLdesRot8A.1, whole genome shotgun sequence includes these proteins:
- the LOC112314188 gene encoding protein O-glucosyltransferase 3 isoform X7, producing the protein MRYRMYETVNEGLKIEVLYGDEHVAQSPYILKGPVYHEYCECPEEDPQAWQTTLSCPTKEPQIAEDFASFPSINLQQMLNEVPKRFGEERGAIVHYTILNNHVYRRPLGKYTDFKMFSDEILLSLARKVLLPDLEFYINLGDWPLEHRKVNETPGPLPIISWCGSQDSRDIILPTYDITHSTLEAMRGVTNDLLSIQGNTGPSWINKTEKAFFRGRDSREERLQLVQLSKENPQLLDAGITGYFFFQEKEKELGKAKLIGFFDFFKYKYQVNVDGTVAAYRYPYLMLGDSLVLKQDSPYYEHFYMALKAWKHYVPIKRNLADLLEKVKWAKENDEEAKKIAKEGQLTARDLLQPHRLYCYYYRVLQKYAERQSSKPEIRDGMELVPQPSDSTSICQCHRKGPLKEEL; encoded by the exons ATGAGGTATAGGATGTATGAAACTGTCAACGAAGGGCTGAAGATAGAGGTCCTTTACGGTGATGAACATGTAGCCCAGTCTCCCTATATTTTGAAAG GACCGGTGTACCACGAGTACTGTGAATGTCCAGAAGAGGATCCTCAGGCCTGGCAGACAACTCTTTCTTGTCCAACCAAAGAACCACAGATTGCAGAAGATTTTGCTTCTTTCCCCAGCATTAATCTCCAGCAGATGCTAAATGAAGTTCCTAAAAGGTTTGGGGAAGAGAGGGGTGCCATTGTTCATTACACGATTCTCAATAACCACGTCTACCGGAGACCTTTAGGGAAATACACAGACTTCAAAATGTTCTCAGATGAGATTTTGCTATCACTGGCAAGAAAG gttCTTCTCCCAGatttagaattttatattaatCTTGGGGATTGGCCCTTGGAACATCGAAAAGTCAATGAAACCCCTGGCCCTTTACCTATCATTTCATGGTGTGGCTCTCAGGATTCACGAGATATTATCCTCCCCACATATGACATCACCCACTCCACACTTGAAGCCATGAGGGGTGTTACAAATGATCTTCTCTCTATTCAGGGAAATACAG GGCCTTCCTGGATCAATAAAACAGAGAAAGCTTTCTTCAGAGGTAGAGACAGCCGAGAGGAGAGGCTCCAGTTGGTGCAGCTCTCCAAAGAAAATCCACAGCTACTGGATGCAGGAATTACGGGGTATTTCTTtttccaagagaaagaaaaggagcttGGAAAAGCTAAATTGATAggtttttttgatttctttaag TACAAGTACCAAGTGAATGTGGATGGGACCGTGGCTGCGTACAGATATCCGTACCTCATGCTGGGTGACAGCTTGGTTCTGAAGCAGGACTCACCATATTATGAGCATTTTTATATGGCACTAAAGGCTTGGAAACATTATGTACCAATTAAAAGAAATCTTGCTGATTTACTAGAGAAAGTTAAATGGGCCAAG GAAAACGATGAAGAAGCCAAGAAGATTGCAAAAGAAGGGCAGTTAACTGCTAGGGACTTGCTACAGCCGCATAGGCTTTACTGCTATTATTACAGAGTACTGCAG aaatatGCTGAGCGCCAGTCCAGCAAACCCGAAATACGTGATGGAATGGAACTTGTTCCTCAGCCAAGTGATAGCACATCCATCTGCCAGTGCCACAGGAAAGGACCTTTAAAAGAAGAGCTTTAA